A single region of the Pseudanabaena sp. FACHB-2040 genome encodes:
- the nblR gene encoding response regulator transcription factor NblR — protein MIADSGPQVLLIISNEDLARQMSLDLKEAGYTPTVALIAAQGLEIVQKIQPALIVIDRMLGGDSGLALCQTLRNQSLRTPIVLLMARDTLEDRVACLEAGADDYFLKPYRSDAFLKLTQLYSQPRQTGGEQIRFGDLALDLINRTASRNGRTIDLTMKEFELLKYLMEHPREVLTREQILENVWGYDFMGESNVIEVYIRYLRLKIDGENEKRLIQTVRGVGYVLRES, from the coding sequence ATGATCGCTGATTCTGGCCCTCAGGTTCTGTTGATTATCTCAAACGAGGATCTAGCTCGACAAATGAGCCTGGATCTCAAAGAGGCTGGCTATACGCCGACAGTCGCCCTGATCGCTGCCCAGGGTCTGGAAATTGTTCAAAAGATTCAGCCTGCCCTGATCGTGATTGACCGCATGCTGGGAGGAGATTCGGGTCTAGCCCTGTGTCAAACCCTGCGTAACCAGAGTCTGCGAACACCGATAGTGCTGTTAATGGCCCGCGATACGCTAGAAGATCGGGTCGCCTGCTTAGAAGCAGGGGCCGACGACTACTTCCTTAAGCCCTACCGCAGCGATGCCTTTCTCAAGCTGACCCAGCTTTATTCACAGCCTCGCCAAACAGGCGGAGAACAAATCCGCTTTGGTGACCTTGCCCTGGACTTAATCAACCGGACAGCCAGCCGCAATGGCCGCACTATTGACCTGACCATGAAAGAGTTTGAACTCTTGAAGTACCTGATGGAGCATCCCCGTGAGGTGCTGACGCGAGAGCAAATTCTGGAAAACGTCTGGGGCTACGACTTTATGGGCGAGTCTAACGTGATCGAGGTCTACATCCGCTATCTGCGCCTGAAAATTGACGGGGAAAATGAAAAGCGGCTGATTCAAACCGTTCGAGGCGTAGGTTATGTCTTGAGGGAAAGTTAG
- a CDS encoding DUF192 domain-containing protein — MMNRKSRTFLHLAELPSALGYGMARLGQLPKSISQGKLSALVGLTVGVCLLGVTSCTTPPAPNAETSSPPAESPMMPTSDPEVQANQSQGQQLPISAKAELGGQEILLEVAETPEQQAMGLMYRPALADDRGMLFPMTRPRPVSFWMMNVPVPLDMVFVYQGRIRGIAASAPPCTASPCPTYGPGNQLVDHVIELRGGRAAELGLAVGDPVAITRLAEPVP, encoded by the coding sequence ATGATGAACAGAAAATCCAGGACTTTTCTGCACCTAGCAGAGCTGCCTAGTGCCCTTGGCTATGGTATGGCTCGACTAGGACAATTGCCCAAGTCCATCAGTCAGGGAAAGCTGTCAGCGCTGGTGGGTCTAACAGTGGGGGTTTGTCTTTTGGGGGTTACTAGCTGTACGACCCCCCCTGCTCCCAATGCTGAAACCAGTTCTCCACCTGCCGAATCTCCTATGATGCCAACGTCTGACCCTGAAGTGCAGGCCAATCAGTCTCAGGGTCAACAGCTGCCGATCTCGGCCAAAGCTGAGCTGGGCGGTCAAGAAATCCTGCTAGAGGTAGCTGAGACACCAGAGCAGCAGGCTATGGGCCTGATGTATCGCCCGGCCCTAGCCGATGACCGGGGAATGCTCTTTCCGATGACGCGGCCTCGGCCTGTAAGTTTTTGGATGATGAACGTGCCGGTACCGTTGGACATGGTTTTTGTCTATCAGGGCAGAATCAGAGGAATTGCAGCGAGTGCTCCGCCCTGCACAGCCTCCCCATGCCCAACCTATGGTCCCGGCAATCAACTTGTAGACCATGTAATTGAGCTGCGCGGGGGCCGCGCTGCTGAACTAGGGCTGGCGGTAGGCGACCCAGTAGCCATTACTCGGTTAGCAGAGCCGGTGCCTTAA
- a CDS encoding DUF2949 domain-containing protein, with amino-acid sequence MATKTHTNLIRFLQEELSISTSSIEVALRHSEQDPGPLPMILWQYGLITLEELEQIYDWMEAA; translated from the coding sequence ATGGCAACAAAAACCCACACGAATTTGATTCGTTTTTTGCAGGAAGAACTGTCGATTTCGACTTCGTCGATTGAAGTGGCTCTGCGGCACAGTGAACAAGATCCCGGCCCACTACCCATGATTCTTTGGCAGTATGGCCTAATTACTCTTGAAGAACTCGAGCAAATCTATGACTGGATGGAAGCTGCTTAA
- a CDS encoding alanine--glyoxylate aminotransferase family protein, which produces MDNKMMLMIPGPTPVPEQVLLAMTKHPMGHRSGEFGQIMAEVTENLKWLHQTQNDVLILAASGTGAMEAGIINFLSAGDRVLVGNNGKFGERWGKVARAFGLDTQEIVAEWGKPLNPEDFKAALEADAEKQIKAVIITHSETSTGVLNDLEAINRHVKAHGQALIIVDAVTSLGASNVPVDELGLDVVASGSQKGYMIPPGLAFVSVSAKAWAAYETATLPKFYLDLMPYKKNAAKNSTPFTPPINLFFALQTALRMMKAEGLESIFARHDRHKRATRAAMRALNLPLYTADECGSPAITAVMPQQVDSEQIRSVMKKQYDVILAGGQDHLKGQIFRIGHLGFVCDRDILTAVAALEASLVALGYDQFTSGAGIAAASQVFKAG; this is translated from the coding sequence ATGGACAACAAGATGATGCTGATGATTCCGGGGCCCACACCTGTACCGGAGCAGGTACTCTTGGCGATGACCAAACATCCCATGGGTCACCGCAGCGGCGAATTTGGCCAAATTATGGCAGAAGTCACCGAAAACCTCAAGTGGCTGCACCAGACCCAAAACGATGTGCTGATCCTTGCTGCCAGCGGTACAGGTGCAATGGAAGCAGGCATCATCAACTTCCTAAGTGCGGGCGATCGCGTGCTGGTCGGCAACAACGGCAAGTTCGGTGAGCGCTGGGGCAAAGTGGCTCGCGCCTTTGGCCTCGATACCCAAGAAATTGTCGCTGAATGGGGCAAACCCCTTAACCCAGAAGACTTTAAGGCAGCGCTCGAAGCCGACGCCGAGAAGCAGATCAAGGCCGTCATCATCACCCACAGCGAAACGTCAACCGGGGTGCTCAACGACCTAGAGGCCATTAACCGCCACGTCAAAGCCCACGGTCAGGCGCTGATCATCGTCGATGCCGTAACCAGCCTCGGGGCCAGCAATGTCCCAGTAGACGAGTTGGGTCTTGATGTCGTTGCCTCCGGTTCTCAAAAAGGCTACATGATCCCGCCCGGTCTAGCCTTTGTCTCGGTTAGCGCCAAAGCTTGGGCGGCCTACGAAACGGCGACGCTGCCCAAGTTCTACCTGGACTTGATGCCCTACAAGAAAAATGCGGCTAAAAACAGCACGCCGTTTACCCCACCTATTAACCTGTTTTTTGCCCTCCAGACAGCCCTGCGCATGATGAAGGCAGAGGGGCTGGAGTCAATTTTTGCCCGCCACGATCGCCACAAGCGAGCCACGCGAGCAGCCATGCGGGCGCTCAACCTGCCGCTATATACCGCCGACGAATGTGGTAGCCCAGCCATCACTGCTGTCATGCCCCAGCAAGTCGACTCTGAGCAGATCCGCTCGGTCATGAAAAAGCAGTATGACGTGATTTTGGCGGGCGGTCAGGACCATCTCAAGGGCCAGATCTTCCGGATTGGGCACCTGGGCTTTGTTTGTGATCGCGACATTCTCACCGCTGTTGCAGCGTTAGAAGCCTCCCTTGTGGCGTTGGGCTACGACCAGTTCACCTCCGGTGCTGGCATTGCTGCTGCTAGCCAGGTCTTTAAGGCAGGCTAA
- a CDS encoding HEAT repeat domain-containing protein, protein MAKSRKLEELIDALNQIRSNPTSELGLITLRQAITSRYGVVAAQAAHLIAQFEIYLLLPELVTAFDRFLINPKDSDPGCRAKQAIAEALYRLEHSDETLFLKGIRHVQWEPIWGGQVDAAPKLRGTCALGLVRMHYPAAMIELADLLADPEPEARIGAARAIAYSEHELGVALLRLRVKVGDTPPVLGECLIALLELAPMESLPLVQELLQLSKKSAPDDLGERAEVAALALGESRLPEAFPILREWWQQTTNSDLRRTGLLAIATLRQDPALEFLLALIADGSLRDAKDALKALSIYKEDERLWQKIRQTVERRGDLLLDL, encoded by the coding sequence ATGGCAAAGTCTCGCAAACTGGAGGAGCTTATAGATGCTCTCAATCAGATTCGGAGCAACCCAACTTCTGAACTGGGCCTCATTACGCTGCGGCAGGCAATCACCAGTCGGTATGGGGTCGTCGCTGCTCAAGCTGCACATCTAATTGCCCAATTTGAAATCTACCTACTGTTGCCAGAACTGGTCACAGCCTTTGATCGCTTTCTGATCAACCCCAAAGACAGCGATCCGGGGTGTCGGGCCAAACAAGCGATCGCAGAAGCCCTCTACCGCCTTGAGCACAGTGACGAAACCCTATTTCTCAAGGGCATTCGTCATGTGCAGTGGGAGCCAATCTGGGGCGGGCAGGTCGATGCAGCTCCTAAGCTGCGAGGTACTTGTGCCCTGGGACTGGTGAGAATGCACTATCCTGCGGCCATGATTGAGCTAGCGGACTTGCTAGCAGACCCAGAACCGGAAGCCAGAATTGGAGCTGCTCGGGCCATTGCCTACAGCGAACACGAACTGGGCGTAGCTCTGCTACGCCTGCGCGTCAAAGTCGGAGATACGCCACCCGTGCTGGGAGAATGCCTGATAGCCCTACTCGAACTGGCTCCGATGGAGTCGTTGCCCCTGGTGCAGGAACTGCTGCAGCTTAGTAAAAAGTCAGCACCGGATGACTTGGGAGAACGGGCAGAAGTGGCCGCCCTAGCTCTGGGAGAGTCGCGCTTGCCAGAGGCTTTTCCAATTTTGCGGGAGTGGTGGCAGCAAACCACTAATTCAGACCTGAGGAGGACGGGGCTGCTTGCGATCGCAACCCTACGCCAAGACCCCGCTTTAGAATTTCTTCTCGCTTTGATTGCAGACGGTTCGCTGCGAGACGCCAAGGATGCCCTAAAAGCCCTCAGCATTTATAAGGAAGACGAGCGCCTGTGGCAGAAAATCCGTCAAACCGTAGAACGACGAGGCGATTTGCTCTTAGACCTGTGA
- a CDS encoding ureidoglycolate lyase: MSQPAIVQSLLAQHLTPEQFAPFGQVIYPSPDGLPFGPEDAQLQLQNGIPRFYIMQLGHHGMRFHKITRHQQCTQCLGALEGKEWLIAVAPPGSASTPEPEAIRAFRIPGSCFIKLEVGTWHAGPHFEAETVSFYNLELSDTNISDHETCDLIKTFGLAFELTTL; this comes from the coding sequence ATGAGCCAGCCCGCTATAGTTCAATCTCTGCTTGCTCAGCACCTTACCCCTGAGCAATTTGCCCCATTTGGTCAGGTCATTTACCCTAGCCCAGACGGTCTACCGTTTGGCCCTGAAGATGCACAGCTGCAGCTGCAAAACGGCATTCCTCGGTTCTACATCATGCAGCTAGGGCATCACGGAATGCGCTTCCATAAGATCACTCGGCACCAGCAATGTACCCAGTGCTTAGGGGCTTTAGAAGGCAAGGAGTGGCTGATTGCCGTAGCTCCTCCCGGCTCTGCTTCGACCCCTGAACCTGAGGCCATTCGGGCCTTTCGCATTCCCGGCAGCTGCTTTATCAAACTAGAGGTTGGCACCTGGCATGCTGGGCCTCACTTTGAGGCAGAAACTGTCAGTTTCTACAACCTGGAGTTGAGCGATACCAACATTAGCGACCACGAAACCTGCGATTTAATCAAAACTTTTGGCTTAGCTTTTGAGCTGACTACGCTCTAG
- a CDS encoding alpha-L-arabinofuranosidase C-terminal domain-containing protein, whose product MVSGLLSLSGVRFEAQESINFVVRNQSVTRIDNRLFGHFLERASWGEPGPETSLEPGTDQIQPAAVDLMRQMKIPLLRFPGGTDVDYIDWRDLISNVPGRDADRPVTIGYTGEEITNQFGLDEYFQLRDLLEVETILVVNFLDAVSRKLPLEEAALRAAGLLAYANAPVGSTLPAGMPDWPAVRRANGHPEPYQVEYIQIGNETWLGGFRKRVREGTELSDPTDLAEWYLQCLKAYIRAIDAVDPRVELIIDGTLGQGMERIVLADPIIRSRVKYVAFHSYAPGHIRDVKREGEPVASGDLRAADWWKAWVAMPGYFSESGVNQAVANHTGFAQSLGYQVAVTEWNWNGWGFEDLEPPPTIDWPLASGLGAAGFLNGLMRHGNEVAIACQSMLVGASWDITSIRVDPTAQTPPYFLPQGQITQFYSNHHGANLLSVESSEVPRYRQPFDMGWARSPGSDIALIDLVATADERMIYVHAINRSFNQDLSIALDLSDFPAIGSAVTHHLFSERQPAAPASQRLHAGEITAKSLPTQGQKLQVKLPQRSVSILEIPRA is encoded by the coding sequence GTGGTTTCTGGCTTGCTTTCCCTAAGTGGGGTTCGGTTCGAGGCTCAGGAATCGATCAACTTCGTGGTTCGTAATCAGTCGGTTACTCGAATTGATAATCGCCTGTTTGGTCACTTCCTAGAGCGGGCAAGCTGGGGAGAACCTGGCCCTGAAACTTCCCTAGAACCGGGAACTGATCAGATTCAACCGGCAGCGGTGGATCTGATGAGACAAATGAAAATCCCCCTACTCCGTTTTCCAGGGGGGACCGATGTAGACTACATTGATTGGCGCGATTTGATCAGCAATGTGCCAGGTCGAGACGCTGATCGCCCGGTGACAATTGGCTATACCGGGGAGGAAATTACCAACCAGTTCGGCCTAGATGAGTACTTTCAGCTGCGGGATCTGCTGGAAGTCGAAACGATCTTGGTTGTCAACTTTTTAGATGCCGTCTCTCGCAAGCTGCCCCTAGAAGAGGCCGCACTCAGGGCCGCCGGACTCTTAGCCTATGCCAATGCTCCGGTCGGTTCAACTTTGCCTGCGGGAATGCCAGATTGGCCAGCGGTGCGGCGAGCAAATGGTCACCCTGAACCGTATCAAGTTGAATACATTCAAATCGGTAACGAGACCTGGCTAGGAGGTTTTCGCAAGCGAGTGCGGGAAGGAACAGAGCTGTCTGACCCTACCGATTTGGCCGAGTGGTACTTGCAATGCCTGAAAGCTTACATCCGGGCTATCGACGCAGTGGATCCGAGAGTTGAGCTGATTATCGACGGCACTCTGGGGCAGGGCATGGAAAGGATTGTCTTGGCCGATCCCATAATCCGCAGCCGGGTGAAGTATGTTGCCTTTCACAGCTATGCGCCGGGGCACATTCGAGATGTGAAGCGGGAGGGAGAGCCTGTCGCTAGCGGTGACTTGAGAGCTGCTGACTGGTGGAAGGCTTGGGTGGCAATGCCAGGCTACTTCTCCGAGTCAGGCGTAAATCAGGCAGTGGCTAATCACACTGGGTTTGCTCAATCGCTGGGTTACCAGGTTGCCGTTACCGAGTGGAACTGGAACGGTTGGGGTTTTGAGGACCTAGAGCCACCGCCCACCATCGACTGGCCTCTAGCGTCGGGCTTGGGGGCAGCGGGATTCTTAAATGGGCTGATGCGGCATGGCAATGAGGTTGCGATCGCATGTCAGTCCATGCTGGTGGGAGCCAGTTGGGACATTACCAGCATTCGCGTTGACCCCACCGCCCAAACGCCGCCTTACTTTTTGCCTCAAGGCCAGATCACGCAGTTCTACAGCAATCATCACGGCGCTAACCTGCTGAGCGTAGAGTCGTCAGAGGTTCCTCGCTACCGTCAGCCCTTTGATATGGGCTGGGCCAGAAGCCCTGGCTCAGACATTGCCCTCATCGATCTGGTGGCAACGGCGGATGAACGCATGATTTACGTTCACGCCATCAACCGCAGTTTTAACCAGGACTTGTCAATTGCCCTTGATCTATCAGACTTTCCAGCAATCGGTAGTGCGGTGACTCATCATCTCTTTAGCGAACGGCAGCCTGCTGCCCCGGCCAGTCAGCGCCTGCACGCTGGAGAAATCACCGCCAAATCCTTGCCCACTCAAGGACAGAAGCTTCAGGTGAAGCTGCCCCAACGCTCTGTCAGCATTCTTGAAATTCCTAGAGCGTAG
- a CDS encoding DUF2834 domain-containing protein: protein MARRIVLGLIWLSFVVYTIWLAPLDRAYTWFVARKLLTLQWGDLNAYLPAIFSLMGVWPMIYACLMFADGKMQPIRAWPPFLGSNFTGVICLTPYLLLRQPNQAFDGQKDKVISKLDQRSTGVTLLGVAIALIAYAVIAGDWGDYVQQFQTRHFVHLISLDFCLMCLFFPLTDLLDDDMARRGIHSPAVFWAVALVPLLGPLCYLCWRPPLAQAEPQ from the coding sequence ATGGCTAGGCGAATTGTGCTGGGGCTAATCTGGCTGAGCTTTGTGGTTTACACCATCTGGCTAGCTCCGCTTGATCGGGCCTACACCTGGTTCGTTGCGCGTAAACTGCTGACCCTACAGTGGGGCGACTTGAATGCCTATCTCCCGGCCATTTTTAGCCTGATGGGGGTATGGCCGATGATCTATGCCTGCCTCATGTTTGCCGATGGCAAGATGCAGCCGATACGGGCTTGGCCGCCCTTTTTAGGATCTAACTTTACAGGCGTCATTTGCCTGACGCCTTATCTGCTGTTGCGCCAGCCTAATCAGGCATTTGACGGACAGAAAGATAAGGTGATCAGTAAGCTTGATCAGCGATCAACCGGAGTTACGCTGCTGGGAGTTGCGATCGCACTGATCGCCTATGCAGTTATTGCTGGAGACTGGGGCGACTACGTGCAGCAGTTCCAGACTCGGCATTTTGTCCATCTGATTTCCCTCGATTTCTGCCTCATGTGCCTGTTTTTCCCGCTGACAGATTTGCTGGATGATGACATGGCCCGACGCGGTATTCATAGCCCAGCTGTCTTTTGGGCCGTGGCGCTAGTGCCGCTGCTAGGCCCATTGTGCTATCTTTGCTGGCGTCCCCCGCTGGCTCAGGCAGAGCCTCAGTAG
- a CDS encoding HepT-like ribonuclease domain-containing protein: MLFVSSTRESPLRVQDVLDAISSIQQRIYGMTLEDFEEDETIIKAVLYDFIVIGEASVNVPETIQRRHPDIPWRFMIGMRNVMAHEYFRVDLARVWATVQEDLVPLIPQLEQLLSSELQ, from the coding sequence ATATTGTTCGTGTCTTCGACTAGAGAATCGCCCCTGAGAGTTCAGGATGTTCTGGATGCGATTTCAAGTATTCAGCAGCGCATCTATGGGATGACCCTTGAAGACTTTGAGGAGGATGAAACGATCATTAAGGCGGTTTTGTATGACTTTATTGTCATTGGCGAAGCCTCTGTAAACGTTCCGGAGACTATTCAGAGACGCCATCCTGATATTCCGTGGCGCTTCATGATTGGAATGCGTAATGTTATGGCCCATGAATACTTCCGGGTGGATTTAGCGAGAGTTTGGGCAACCGTCCAGGAGGATTTAGTCCCGCTGATACCTCAGCTAGAACAGCTCTTAAGCAGTGAGTTGCAGTAA
- a CDS encoding nucleotidyltransferase family protein yields MTRDEVLALLEAHRDNLEALGVKSLDLFGSVARDEARPDSDVDFLVEFLEPGGYFQLFRVQHYLEDLLQKDIDLGTREALREHLREPVSKDIVRVFD; encoded by the coding sequence ATGACCCGCGATGAAGTACTGGCTTTACTAGAAGCCCACCGTGACAATCTAGAAGCTCTAGGCGTAAAATCCCTTGATCTCTTTGGCTCTGTTGCCCGCGACGAGGCCCGCCCCGACAGCGACGTAGACTTTCTAGTTGAATTTTTAGAGCCTGGCGGCTATTTTCAGCTTTTCCGGGTTCAGCATTATCTTGAGGACTTGCTTCAAAAAGATATTGATCTTGGTACCCGCGAAGCCTTAAGAGAGCATTTAAGAGAACCTGTTTCCAAGGATATTGTTCGTGTCTTCGACTAG
- a CDS encoding YciI family protein yields MAKYVMWGSYCDNVLEQRAPYREAHLQGLQAQKESGILVALGPTADVTKVFGIYEADSEEAVRQVVEGDPYWQNGIWTEYEVYEWNQVF; encoded by the coding sequence ATGGCAAAGTATGTGATGTGGGGCAGCTATTGCGACAACGTGCTGGAGCAGCGAGCGCCCTATCGGGAAGCCCATTTGCAGGGATTGCAGGCGCAGAAAGAAAGCGGCATTTTGGTAGCGCTGGGTCCTACGGCAGACGTGACCAAGGTATTTGGCATTTACGAAGCTGACAGCGAAGAAGCCGTTCGCCAAGTGGTTGAGGGCGACCCCTACTGGCAGAACGGCATCTGGACAGAATATGAAGTGTATGAGTGGAACCAGGTGTTTTAA
- the ftsY gene encoding signal recognition particle-docking protein FtsY, translating to MAGFNWFQRSYNKSQGSEAEASKEAVTEQKPAETTTEDAQQLSPEDYLKWAKAAYQNIQKRQQEEPTAKAAEPEPAPEPNPEPVPEVPPLDPEPDPEPFPVPAEPEPEPVPEIPPLDPEPDSDPFPVPAVPEPQPVPSTPDAVPEIAPPEPSPPIEPQPFPDPTPIPPLPQPTPSPMPAPMPTPVAAEVMAAATEEVSTPAPPMPFWAKAEAERLERLERLKENAIAAPEPELEPTSRDLATRDFTPTEEPALDLNLDEAFLWSAEVLAGQGRRPDQISLEEITWLNRLRQGLSKTRRSLINQLKAIVGQGPLNQDAVVEIESLLLQADVGVEATDYIIGSLQARLREEALPPDQAIAYLKSILRDMLDKPLEGSHNLVFTPEKDTLNIWLMTGVNGAGKTTTIGKLAHIATKSGYTCLIAAADTFRAAAVEQVKAWGARSDVEVIANPGKNTDPAAVVYDAIAAAQARGADLLLVDTAGRLQNKKNLMDELAKVRRIVDKKAPGANVEALLVLDATLGQNGLRQAEVFSQAANLSGVVLTKLDGTAKGGVALAIVQQLGLPIRFIGAGEGIEDLRPFSSYEFVEALLSG from the coding sequence ATGGCTGGCTTTAACTGGTTTCAACGCAGCTACAACAAATCTCAAGGCTCAGAGGCTGAGGCAAGCAAAGAAGCTGTTACTGAGCAAAAACCTGCTGAGACTACGACAGAAGACGCCCAACAGCTCTCTCCAGAAGATTACCTGAAGTGGGCAAAAGCGGCTTATCAAAACATCCAAAAGCGCCAGCAGGAAGAACCGACCGCTAAAGCGGCAGAGCCGGAGCCTGCTCCCGAGCCGAACCCCGAACCGGTGCCTGAAGTTCCTCCTCTAGATCCTGAGCCAGATCCCGAACCGTTTCCGGTACCTGCAGAGCCAGAGCCAGAACCGGTTCCCGAAATTCCTCCTCTAGATCCTGAGCCGGATTCAGACCCCTTTCCAGTGCCTGCAGTTCCAGAGCCGCAACCGGTTCCCTCCACGCCAGATGCGGTTCCTGAAATCGCGCCGCCAGAGCCAAGCCCACCTATTGAGCCGCAGCCCTTTCCCGATCCGACTCCCATTCCGCCTCTGCCGCAGCCCACGCCGTCACCCATGCCTGCTCCTATGCCTACACCCGTAGCGGCTGAGGTGATGGCTGCCGCTACAGAGGAAGTCTCGACGCCTGCCCCCCCTATGCCCTTTTGGGCCAAAGCTGAAGCAGAGCGACTAGAGCGACTAGAGCGGCTGAAGGAAAATGCGATCGCAGCTCCCGAACCCGAACTTGAGCCTACCTCTAGAGACTTGGCTACTCGGGACTTTACCCCCACAGAAGAGCCTGCTCTTGATCTCAACCTAGATGAAGCCTTCCTCTGGTCTGCTGAGGTCTTGGCGGGGCAAGGCCGCCGCCCTGACCAGATCTCTCTAGAGGAAATTACTTGGCTCAACCGCCTGCGCCAGGGCCTGAGCAAAACTCGCCGCAGCCTGATCAACCAGCTCAAGGCGATCGTGGGTCAGGGGCCGCTTAACCAAGATGCGGTAGTCGAGATCGAGTCGCTGCTGCTGCAGGCCGATGTCGGCGTTGAAGCGACCGACTACATCATTGGCTCTCTGCAGGCCCGCCTGCGAGAAGAAGCGCTGCCTCCCGACCAGGCCATTGCCTACCTCAAGTCCATCCTGCGGGATATGCTCGACAAACCCCTGGAAGGTTCCCACAACCTAGTCTTTACCCCCGAAAAAGACACCCTCAATATTTGGCTGATGACCGGCGTTAACGGGGCCGGAAAAACCACGACCATCGGCAAGTTAGCCCACATCGCCACAAAATCGGGCTACACCTGCCTAATTGCCGCCGCTGATACCTTCCGAGCCGCTGCCGTGGAGCAGGTCAAAGCCTGGGGAGCCCGCAGCGATGTTGAAGTGATCGCCAACCCCGGCAAAAATACTGACCCAGCAGCGGTGGTCTATGATGCGATCGCAGCCGCCCAAGCCCGAGGGGCTGACCTGCTGTTGGTAGATACAGCGGGTCGCCTGCAAAACAAGAAAAACCTGATGGACGAACTGGCTAAAGTTCGCCGCATTGTCGATAAAAAAGCCCCCGGCGCAAACGTTGAAGCCCTGCTAGTGCTAGACGCTACCCTGGGCCAAAATGGTCTGCGTCAGGCCGAAGTTTTCTCCCAGGCTGCAAACCTGAGCGGTGTCGTGCTGACCAAGCTAGACGGCACTGCCAAAGGCGGCGTCGCTCTAGCCATTGTGCAACAGCTGGGTCTGCCCATTCGCTTCATTGGCGCAGGCGAAGGTATTGAAGACCTCCGCCCCTTCTCTAGCTACGAGTTTGTAGAAGCCCTGCTGAGCGGCTAG
- the nusB gene encoding transcription antitermination factor NusB: MQARRIGRELAVLGMSQFSDKPQKLEQQDLEGLISSAVRTLTVEAKDALETAADELKRGSNRIMDSETRAPDVTSARTMVEDAIALTQNAINRLGSALELPEFVQITNQQEVRAFSLEILSHTVRYLKEVDEILEEAMVAWQLKRLARIDRDILRTAVVEMQYLGTPDRVAINEAVELAKRYSGEEGYRFINGVLRRVVERSKISAKEAPPPVVSPQADSTF; encoded by the coding sequence ATGCAGGCCCGTAGAATTGGTCGGGAACTGGCTGTGCTGGGCATGAGCCAGTTTTCAGATAAGCCTCAAAAGTTGGAGCAGCAAGACCTAGAGGGCTTGATTTCCTCTGCTGTGCGAACGCTAACCGTAGAAGCTAAGGACGCGCTAGAAACCGCTGCCGATGAGCTAAAGCGGGGCAGCAACCGAATCATGGACAGTGAAACCCGTGCTCCCGATGTGACCAGCGCGCGCACGATGGTCGAAGATGCGATCGCACTCACCCAAAATGCGATCAACCGCCTCGGTAGCGCCCTAGAGCTGCCCGAGTTTGTCCAGATCACCAACCAGCAAGAGGTGCGCGCCTTTTCTCTGGAGATCCTCAGTCACACCGTTCGCTACCTGAAAGAGGTAGACGAAATTTTGGAAGAGGCGATGGTCGCCTGGCAGCTCAAGCGCCTAGCCCGTATCGATCGCGATATCCTACGGACCGCCGTAGTCGAAATGCAGTATCTAGGCACACCTGATCGCGTCGCTATCAACGAAGCCGTCGAACTGGCCAAACGCTACAGCGGTGAAGAAGGCTACCGCTTTATCAACGGCGTCCTGCGTCGCGTCGTCGAACGCAGCAAGATCTCTGCAAAAGAGGCTCCGCCGCCTGTTGTGAGTCCTCAGGCTGACAGCACTTTTTAG